The following nucleotide sequence is from Cicer arietinum cultivar CDC Frontier isolate Library 1 chromosome 2, Cicar.CDCFrontier_v2.0, whole genome shotgun sequence.
TGAAAGGTTACTTTTGTCATTTCGGAAAAAAAATACTGGAATATGCATAATTTATAAGGATATCAATAACATTTTTCTCTATTAATCTGGTGTGGCATGGTTAAGTCTTAAGCCCATTTAAAGGCCCATATTATTTTAACACTGAAAAAGCCCACAGGCCCAATTATCTAACCCCATCGTTGTCCCCCGAAAGAGCGAGCGATGTTTTTGTTTTGCAGCTTCAATTTCTCAGCTTGAGCtccattcaaaaaaataaaataacaatgcaAGCAATTCGGAAAATAACAACAACGGTAAAACAATTAAACGCTGTATCATCAACTATTTCAACAAATCTTCACTTAGGTTTATACGGCGGAGTTCCGGCGACGATACGACGGTTATCGAGCCGCAATCCCCGGAGCGGCGAAGACGAATGGAACGAGGCTTGGGAATCGGCGTGGCTACCACAGGACCTAACGCCTAAGACGCGAGCTCCATGGGAGGGCGACGTGAACTTCGCTTCGGAAGCGGACGCGGAAACGAAGGCGTTCGTTGAGGAGATGAACGATAATTGGAACGAAAGGAGAAAGGGAGTGAAGAAGGAGAAGGAGAAGGAGAAGGAGAAAGAAAAGGTTGAAGAAAACGGTGCGCTTTATAGTTTGGAGAGTATTAAGAAGGATTATAGGTTGAAGAAGCAGAAGTTGCATGCTGGACTTTGGACTAAGGAGATTGCGAAGCTTGAGGAGGCTAAGTTGGGAGATAGTGATGTTCATGTTGGTGATGATGATATTCAGAGATTGCTTGATAGTTGCTCTGAGTAAGCTTTTCTCTCTctcagttttgttttttttgttaatgaTTTAGTTAGTTAATTGATTGATCGTTGATGCATGATGTAATGCTCTTAAATTGAATCCTACATTGGTCCTAAATGCTCCGAATTTAAAACCCTAGATATATTGTTCTTAGTCTACATCCTGAGTTTCTCGTGTAGTGTATAACATTTGCAGGctattttaatgtatttggGGTTGGAAGTTATTTTGAGCTATTAAGCACCAATACTGGACACAATAGTGACACTAACACAATGCTTATATCAACACATAGACATCCATAATAATATgagaaaataaaagtgattgtATGTAATTACAAGTGTCATTGTCGCGTTGGACTGTTGGTGTTGGACATTAGAACatgtttttaatttgatttgtagGTGCTAGACAGATTTTGAATGAACTTGATTATGTGAAATtggtttatttaaaattgaatttgaaagtgtagtgattttaatttatactcGGATCATCGGATGTTATTActttaaaagtatttttgatGTAAAAATTCTTGTAAATTTTTCcatgcaaaatcaattttgagtcATATGATGGTaaccaaatattatatttttctaaattcaCGTTTGAGTGAATGAAAAATCAAATTTGTTACTTTCCACCGTGAAATTAATCAACTTGATAGTTTTTGACCTTGATTATTAACGTGCCAATTGTCTAAAAATTGAATCATGTATAAAGAACCTGTGTGAGGAACACTATGGTTTTGATGGTCTTGATTTCTAATGATTGATCTTCTATTGTGTTTTTATTCCATTGTGTGCTATGACAATTGATTTATATTTCTAATATACTATTTTGTGCAAGTGCTTTTTGGGCTTGAGTTGTAGCACTCGTCTCTACCTTGTTTTGAAATTGGATTTTTCTTACTTCAACAACGAAGAAGTGAGATGGGAAAGATTGCATTCTTAATTCTTAACGACGTGTTTATGAAAGCTTTGAAATCATGTCAATGACTAACTCATCTTGTAGCTTATGCTTTTTGTGAAAGTTGAGGATTTCTTTTGTCTCTAACATGCCTCTTCATTTTTTAATGTCATCAATATTGTATTGCATTGTATTGCTTTATGAGAGATGTGGAGAAAGGGTAGCAAATGACAATCTATAAAAGAGTTGTACTGATTTAATTGTGCTGCTTAATGGATAATAGATGTGTTATCTTTCTCACTTCAGAATTCCTGTGTATATACGTTTAGATATTGACTATATtacttaagtttttttaaatatattatgttattcTCACACACCATCATAGATTTAGGTCCATGACATGATGTTTACCTTGAATTTTGTAGGCCTCAGTCTTGTTCTTTGTTTTTG
It contains:
- the LOC101512686 gene encoding protein GAMETE CELL DEFECTIVE 1, mitochondrial translates to MQAIRKITTTVKQLNAVSSTISTNLHLGLYGGVPATIRRLSSRNPRSGEDEWNEAWESAWLPQDLTPKTRAPWEGDVNFASEADAETKAFVEEMNDNWNERRKGVKKEKEKEKEKEKVEENGALYSLESIKKDYRLKKQKLHAGLWTKEIAKLEEAKLGDSDVHVGDDDIQRLLDSCSDIFDSGNNDLNNAKVPTSEFKNMPDGWETVSKNQDGNIWEMSQREEDILMQEFDRRIAYSKFQIASFIKTHIFSRRRPIDGWKYMIEVVGPNAKRGKGSVSRVPSLSDPSTQPFKEETTSVDKNYIPHGRR